Proteins encoded within one genomic window of Bos indicus isolate NIAB-ARS_2022 breed Sahiwal x Tharparkar chromosome 23, NIAB-ARS_B.indTharparkar_mat_pri_1.0, whole genome shotgun sequence:
- the LOC109576533 gene encoding olfactory receptor 2G6-like, translating into MERANDSAFSGFILLGFSNQPQLETALFAVILIIYSLSCLGNGAIMLLSTMDPHLHTPMYFFLSNLSFMDLCLTTCTVPQTLANFKGKDKTITYGGCVAQLFIALGLGGVECVLLSVMAYDRYVAVCRPLHYMVIVHPQLCLQLVVTAWLTGFGSSVVQTALTMTLPLCGKNQVDHFFCEVPVMLKLACTNTSVNEAEVFAVSTFFLVVPLSLILVSYGHITHTVLKIKSAQGRQKAFGTCGSHLMVVIIFFGTLISMYLQPPSSYSQDVNKSIALFYTLVTPLLNPLIYTLRNKEVKGALRRQMRRILDLRQS; encoded by the coding sequence ATGGAAAGAGCTAACGACAGCGCTTTCTCTGGATTCATTCTCCTGGGCTTCTCCAACCAGCCCCAGCTGGAAACGGCTCTCTTTGCGGTCATCCTGATCATCTACTCCTTGAGCTGTTTAGGCAATGGCGCCATTATGCTTTTGTCAACCATGGATCCTCACCTCCACACCcctatgtacttcttcctctccaacctctCTTTTATGGATCTTTGTTTGACTACTTGCACTGTCCCTCAGACCCTGGCCAACTTTAAGGGGAAGGACAAGACCATCACCTATGGCGGCTGTGTGGCCCAGCTCTTCATTGCCTTGGGACTCGGGGGAGTAGAGTGTGTCCTCCTGTCtgtcatggcctatgaccgctatgtagCTGTGTGCCGTCCCCTCCACTACATGGTGATCGTGCATCCCCAGCTTTGCTTGCAGCTGGTTGTAACTGCTTGGCTTACAGGCTTTGGCAGTTCTGTAGTCCAGACAGCACTGACCATGACTCTTCCCCTCTGTGGTAAAAACCAAGTGGACCATTTCTTCTGTGAAGTTCCAGTGATGCTGAAACTGGCCTGCACCAACACCTCTGTCAATGAGGCTGAAGTCTTTGCTGTCAGTACCTTCTTCTTGGTGGTGCCCCTGTCACTCATCTTAGTATCCTACGGTCACATTACCCATACAGTCCTGAAGATAAAGTCAGCCCAAGGGAGACAGAAGGCTTTTGGAACCTGTGGTTCTCACCTAATGGtagtgattattttctttgggaCGCTCATCTCCATGTACCTTCAGCCTCCTTCCAGCTATTCACAGGATGTGAACAAAAGCATTGCACTGTTCTATACTCTGGTGACTCCCCTGCTTAATCCCCTGATTTACACTTTGAGAAACAAGGAAGTCAAAGGGGCACTAAGGAGACAAATGAGGAGAATCCTAGACTTGAGGCAGAGTTAA
- the LOC109576623 gene encoding putative olfactory receptor 2B8: MEQKNGSSFTGFILLGFSDRPQLELVLLVILLIFYIFTLLGNTTIIALSYLDPRLHTPMYFFLSNLSFLDMCYTTSIVPQFLVNLSGADKSISFGGCVVQMFISLGLGCTECILLGVMAIDRYAAVCRPLHYTVIMHPRLCALMASASWIIGFANSLLQTVLIFLLPLCGRNKLDHFLCEIPPFLKLACVDTTMNVYMTFFGSVITLLTPVSLIMFSYGRIVRAVLRIKSTAGQRKAFGTCGSHLTVVSLFFGTAISVYFQPSSSDSQDQEKFMSLFYTVIIPMTNPLIYTLRNRDVKGAMKKVLWKDSDSR, encoded by the coding sequence ATGGAACAGAAAAATGGGAGTTCTTTCACTGGGTTTATCCTACTAGGTTTCTCTGACAGGCCTCAACTTGAGCTCGTCCTCTTGGTAATTCTTTTGATTTTCTACATCTTCACTTTGCTGGGAAACACAACCATCATTGCATTGTCCTACTTGGACCCACGTCTTCACACCCCGATGTACTTTTTCCTCTCTAACCTGAGTTTTTTGGACATGTGCTACACCACCAGCATTGTTCCCCAGTTCTTGGTTAATCTCAGTGGAGCAGACAAATCCATCTCCTTTGGTGGTTGTGTAGTTCAAATGTTCATCTCACTGGGTTTGGGATGTACAGAATGTATTCTCCTAGGAGTTATGGCAATTGACCGCTATGCAGCTGTTTGCAGGCCCCTTCACTATACAGTAATCATGCACCCTCGTCTGTGTGCCTTGATGGCTTCTGCTTCATGGATCATTGGTTTTGCCAATTCCTTGTTACAGACAGTGCTCATCTTCCTTTTACCACTTTGTGGGAGAAATAAATTAGACCATTTCCTTTGCGAGATCCCTCCTTTTCTCAAACTTGCCTGTGTTGACACCACCATGAATGTGTATATGACCTTTTTTGGCAGTGTCATCACTCTTCTCACACCTGTTTCATTAATCATGTTCTCCTATGGTCGGATTGTCAGGGCCGTGTTAAGAATAAAGTCCACTGCAGGGCAGAGAAAAGCATTTGGCACGTGTGGATCCCACCTCACGGTGGTCTCCCTGTTCTTTGGCACAGCCATCTCTGTGTATTTTCAGCCCAGTAGCAGCGACTCCCAGGATCAGGAAAAGTTCATGTCTCTCTTCTACACTGTCATTATCCCCATGACCAACCCCCTCATATATACGCTGAGGAACAGGGATGTGAAGGGAGCGATGAAGAAGGTGCTTTGGAAGGACTCTGACTCCAGATGA